TTCAATGGCTTGCAGGGCTGCGCGGCCTCGATCGCTCGTTCGAGAACATTGGCGGCAGACGCCGGTGTGCTCAAAGATGATGTGGCAACGATGATCGCGCCGAAAGCCACCCAACTCAGATGGTACCAACCGTTCCGGCATGTCGTGACCTGACGCTTCATGTCGCCAGGCGAACCCGAAAGGTCAGATCCCGTCTGCAAACGAAATTCAAGATGGTCCACACGCATGCCTTTCCTCAAGTCTGGCGACATCAGAATACAACGTCGCTATGCAAAGGGAAGAATGTTGCATCAGGTCGTCCCCGTGAGGTCTTCCTGGACGGATCGAATACTTGTCAGCAGAGGCAAGCCGCCGTTCGGCGAGATCGTCAGGACCGGACACTCCCTGCAGGCGAAGGGCAGGCGGGCAGAGCAATGCCGCGGGGTTCCGGCACTGTCTCCGCCCGTCCTCGACCGGCAAAACCGGTCGATCTCCTTGACGCTTCTTCCAAACGTCCGCAGAGCGGCTGGAGGCCGCCTGGGCTGCACCTTCCGTCAATGCGTCATTGCAGGCTTCGGCTTCTTCTCCGTCCATTGCGGCGGAGCGCCATACTTCGAAGCGAGCGCACCAAGCAGCCCAGGTGCACGGCCGAACGCGTCGCAGGCAGCATATTTCGGCTTTCCGCCGAGCCAGGAGCGGGCGCGTTGCCTCGACGGAAGCGAAAGGTTCAGTCCCTTCGGTTCCTTTCCGGCGATCAGCACCCGTGAGAAATCGCTGGCAAATTTCGTTGCAAGACCATAGGCGTCCCCGACCTCGGAAACGCGGGGCTTGTCCTGAATGGAGTTTGCGCCCCGCGCCCACAGCATTGCGGCATTTTGCGTCCCCGTGGCATCGAGCGCTTCGGCTTCGATTGCCAAGCCGCCAAGGCCGAAGGGGAGGCGCGGTACGCTCACAGGCAGGGCAAAGCCCGAACCGACGCTGACGACGGTCGCAACCCCGGCAGCTGCCTTGTTGGTCGGAACGATGTCGGCAACCACCGAACGAACCGTCAGGTCTGCCGGCTGGCCAGCCGGGACCATCTGGTATCTGTCACTCAGCGCCACACACAGCGCCCGGTCGAGAGCATTGGAAACCAGCGACCGGTCGGCCTCGGACTTGATTTTGGACGCGGCACTGAAGGAAAAGCCGGTCGGGACGATGGTGACGGTCTTTACCCGCGCCAACTGCTGTCCGTCGACGTAGAGCCGTTTCTTGGCGAGTGTCCCCTTCGACGGACCGAGATTGCTGTAGGAGACAAGCGTTCCCGCTTCCTTGAGCGGCACGGCGGCACACCCGGAAACGGTTGCCGTTATCAGCAGGGCAATAAACCCGGGGAGTGATGCCCTGGACGGTTGATTGAAAAGCGGCTGGTTGAAAAATCGACGACGTGAAAACGAATTGCTGGGCATGTCTCTCGTTGGCCTCTGGTCATGACGATGACCGGACACTCGGAGCGAACAATTGCCGTACAATTACGTGGTCCACCGCTTGCTGCATTTTGGAAGTGGATCGATAGTTATGTTCCCGACAAACCGCTTTCGACGTCGCCATGGTTTTCGATGATCTGCTTTATAGGGCTGTGCCTAAGATCAGTGCCCTGGCTCTTGGCGCTCAATCACGACATTCAGAGAGTGTGGGGATGAAGTCGAGTCTTCGCCGGCATCGGCAAGGCAGCTCTTGTGATCGTCAGGAGGCTTGCTCAACGCGGCTGCGAGCGCATCTGTGTCTCTGGTTCGTCCTTGATCAATAAAAAGTGTCATGGCCTGTCCGTACGCTCCAAGCGACGCCATCTGTTTCGCTCCCGTTGCAGCCGCATTGCAGATAGAAAAGCAAATTCGGTCATGTTTCCGCAATTGTCGGAGCCCAAATGGAAAGCCATGCAACTTGAAAACGGCGGGCATGACTTCGTCCGCCCCCAACTTTTGGAGAGAGCATGGCTTCAAAACGGACAATAGGGCCAGCTGCGGCCCTGGTGGTTATCGGCTCCATTCAAATTGCCGTCGTGATCCTCGATGCCACTTGCGGCACGCCCGGTACCAAGCAATGGCTGATCATCCTCATCTTCAGAGGGGACGGGAGGATCGTTCATGTCTGGACAAGCAAGGTGCCGATGGTCGGGATGAAACTGGGTCCCATGCAGTTTGAATCTGCAAGATGGTTCGGCGTGCAGCCATGACGCGCAAGACCATGCTTCGCCTGCTCGGAAACCTGTTCTTCGCGACGATCCTGTTCGGTGCGCTTCTCGGCGGTCCGATCGTGATGCTCATTTTGCTTTCGGAGCGGCTTGCGCTGTGACGACACCGAAGCGACAGGCGGGACATTCCAGTAGACGGCAATCGTGCCTGCTCGCAGTGCCGCAGAAACGCCGCATGAACCCGCGAGGTGGACGGCCATGCGGAAATGTACGACCGGCGCCCTTAACAAATCAAAATAAATCTCATGATGACATTGCCGAAGCGTTGGAGAATATCGCAACAACATTATCGCTGGCGGAAGACGACGGCCACGTTCCGCCCGCTGAATTTAATCCCTCAATCACGACCTGCCATTAGAGGGTCTTCACCCAAAGGAACACGTCATGCGCATAACTCGCTTCCGAGGCGACCGCTCTTGTAGCCGATTTTTCATACCATTGTTCATCCTCGCAATCTTTAGCGGCGTACCGGCACGAGCCGAAGAACCTCTTTCCGGCGTCATCGCCGATGGCAAGCCGTGGGAGATGGTGGTCGTCAAACGCAAAGCCTCAAACATCCTTGTGTTTCGTCCGGATGGCGGCGGAACCATCAGCGACAGCCTGGTGAGCATAAGCCCGACGTGGAGGGCCGCTCCGGGCGGCATTTGTATAAAGCCGCGGCCGGGAGATGCTGAGAAATGCCTTCAACTGACCCGGACGAAAGCCGGCATCGAAGCGTCGCAGAACGGCAAGACCGTCTGGGTGCTCAAGCGATGAAATACACTCGCGCAATCAGGGGATTCGGTATTCACGGCGGGAAGGGGCATATCACCATTGGGTTCGTTCCTCCAACCCGAACTATCCTGTTACGGGAAATGCCGACCGGCCTCGGCGCCATCACAGCGGCGATCCTGCTCTATTCCCGTCTCCGGCAGATCCCTGATGCGTAACGTCATTTCGTCCGCCGCAGTTCGCGGTCGGTACCCTGAGCAGGCCTTCGAACTGCTGTCGCGTGCCCATGTCGAGGCGCGTTATTCGCCGAACTATGTCATGACCTCCAAGCAGCCTGAATAGCTGGTAGAACGAGTGAAGGCGTTGCAGGCATCGGCCGCGTCAACCAGTGAAGAGCACGTTCTCAGAGGTTCCTTGGGCGAAAGTGGCAAATATTGGTAGAAATAGAGATGTATGTGTTTGAACAGATTGCTCACGCGATGGTCTCAAGAGATTGCGACTGACATCGGCTCCTGCAATCGGAGCTGCACCGTTTGTGCGCTTGTCTTGGACCGCTTAAAGAGCCCGAAAATCCAGGTGATTGTTGATCTCGGGAACATCTATCCGGTAAGTGAAGCGATCAAATAAAGATTCGGTTACTTTGCCACCGGCAGGAGACCCGAGAAAAGGTAGAAATGCGCTACTTCATTACGGGAACAGCAGGCTTTATTGGCTTCCACCTGGCTCGCCGGCTGTTGCAGGATGGGCATGAGGTAACGGGCTTCGACGGACTGACACCCTACTATAATGTCAGGCTGAAGGAGATGCGTCATGCAGCGCTGGCGCAATACCCTGCTTTCCGCCCCTTCGTCGCCATGCTAGAAGACAGGGCGGCGCTGGAGGCCGCCATTTCCGCCGCTAAGCCGGAGATTCTCATTCATCTGGCTGCACAGGCCGGCGTGCGCTACAGCATCGAAAATCCGCAAGCCTATCTGCGTTCGAACATAGAAGGCTCCTGGAACATACTGGAGCTGGCAAGCCGCATCGAACTCCGCCATCTAATGCTCGCCTCGACCTCCTCGATCTACGGCGCCAATCCGACCGTTCCCTTCCACGAAACCGATCGCGCCGACGAACCCCTGAGCTTCTATGCCGCCAGCAAGAAGTCGATGGAGTTGATGGCGCACAGCTATTCGCATCTCTACAAGATCCCGACGACGGCCTTCCGTTTCTTCACCGTCTACGGCCCGTGGGGCCGGCCCGACATGGCGCTCTTCAAGTTCGTCAAGAACATGATCGAGGACAAGCCGATCGAGATATACGGCAAGGGCAACATGAGCCGCGATTTCACCTATATCGATGATCTGGTTGAAGCCGTGGTCAGATTGTCTGGCGTCGTTCCCTCGGAAGCCAACCGCGTTGCCGACGCAAATATCGAAACGCTTTCGCATCAGGCGCCGTTCCGCATCGTCAATATCGGCGGCGGACAGCCGATCAGCCTCATGGACTTCGTCGAGAATGTGGAGAATGCGATGGGGCATGAAGCAAAGCGCGTAATGCTTCCCATGCAGAAGGGCGATGTGCCGCGCACCTTTGCAAGCCCCGTTCTTCTCCATGCCTTGACAGGCTATCAGCCGAATACCTCTTTAGAAACGGGCACCAAGGCTTTCGTCGAGTGGTATCTGGAAGCCAAGCAGGAACTCGGCACGGTGGATATCTAAGCGGCTCGCGGCCTCACGCTGCGGCGATTCGTTTGAGGCAGTAGGAAAAGTGAGCATCCGGCTCAAGCGTTAGGAACTCGAAGCGCCATCCATAGTCGACACAGAATTTGTTGACCGCTTCGACAACTCCGTAGACGACGGGCTTGACCGTATTACCCGTACAGAAATCGTGGCCGGCAATCCTGCCCTCCTGCTTCACTTTGCGGTCCGCGAGCAGGAGTTCCTGCCACGTCAACGCGAAGGAATGATCGGTGTCGATATAGACCCAGTCGAAAGTGCCGTCGTCGAACTGGGACAACATATCGAGCGACGTGCCCTGACGGATGACAACGCGGCCCTCGGCGATCTCCGATCCGAATTTGCTGTTGATGATTTCGAGGCCTTCTGAGTATCGGTCCATATTCCAGGGATCGATGAGGTAGAGCTGCTGCGGTCGATTGCGTGCGACAATCTCCTCGCTGAAGGCGCCCTCTGCAACGCCGAGTTCGGCGACGACGCCACCTTTCGGCAGATTGTCGAGAAGCTTGCCGCGGTCGGGCAGCAATCGGGCATGCTCCGTGTGAACATCATCCAAAAAGGTCCGAGGTGTGCTCTGCCGAAGGGCCAACCGCTGCTCTCGTGTTGTCATTTCCGCTCCTTATTCTCGCAG
The window above is part of the Rhizobium sp. WYJ-E13 genome. Proteins encoded here:
- a CDS encoding DUF3313 domain-containing protein translates to MPSNSFSRRRFFNQPLFNQPSRASLPGFIALLITATVSGCAAVPLKEAGTLVSYSNLGPSKGTLAKKRLYVDGQQLARVKTVTIVPTGFSFSAASKIKSEADRSLVSNALDRALCVALSDRYQMVPAGQPADLTVRSVVADIVPTNKAAAGVATVVSVGSGFALPVSVPRLPFGLGGLAIEAEALDATGTQNAAMLWARGANSIQDKPRVSEVGDAYGLATKFASDFSRVLIAGKEPKGLNLSLPSRQRARSWLGGKPKYAACDAFGRAPGLLGALASKYGAPPQWTEKKPKPAMTH
- a CDS encoding NAD-dependent epimerase/dehydratase family protein codes for the protein MRYFITGTAGFIGFHLARRLLQDGHEVTGFDGLTPYYNVRLKEMRHAALAQYPAFRPFVAMLEDRAALEAAISAAKPEILIHLAAQAGVRYSIENPQAYLRSNIEGSWNILELASRIELRHLMLASTSSIYGANPTVPFHETDRADEPLSFYAASKKSMELMAHSYSHLYKIPTTAFRFFTVYGPWGRPDMALFKFVKNMIEDKPIEIYGKGNMSRDFTYIDDLVEAVVRLSGVVPSEANRVADANIETLSHQAPFRIVNIGGGQPISLMDFVENVENAMGHEAKRVMLPMQKGDVPRTFASPVLLHALTGYQPNTSLETGTKAFVEWYLEAKQELGTVDI
- a CDS encoding class I SAM-dependent methyltransferase, yielding MTTREQRLALRQSTPRTFLDDVHTEHARLLPDRGKLLDNLPKGGVVAELGVAEGAFSEEIVARNRPQQLYLIDPWNMDRYSEGLEIINSKFGSEIAEGRVVIRQGTSLDMLSQFDDGTFDWVYIDTDHSFALTWQELLLADRKVKQEGRIAGHDFCTGNTVKPVVYGVVEAVNKFCVDYGWRFEFLTLEPDAHFSYCLKRIAAA